The Chitinophagaceae bacterium genome window below encodes:
- a CDS encoding NAD(P) transhydrogenase subunit alpha produces the protein MESFLNWITENQQIIYIVVLMIFVGIEVIGHVPSVLHTPLMSGANAIHGVVIIGAIIVMGKAESDNYLALSLGFLAVILGTLNVVGGFVVTDRMLEMFKKKKK, from the coding sequence ATGGAGTCATTTTTAAACTGGATTACAGAAAATCAGCAAATCATTTATATCGTTGTCCTCATGATTTTTGTGGGCATTGAAGTAATTGGTCATGTGCCCAGCGTATTGCACACACCGCTGATGAGTGGTGCCAATGCCATACATGGAGTGGTGATCATTGGAGCAATCATCGTTATGGGAAAGGCTGAAAGTGATAATTACCTGGCACTTAGTTTGGGTTTCCTTGCCGTGATACTGGGAACGCTGAATGTGGTGGGCGGCTTTGTTGTGACCGACAGAATGCTTGAAATGTTTAAGAAGAAGAAAAAGTAA